The following are from one region of the Coffea eugenioides isolate CCC68of chromosome 2, Ceug_1.0, whole genome shotgun sequence genome:
- the LOC113761122 gene encoding ABC transporter I family member 11, chloroplastic isoform X1 codes for MATAVGWTWSWRPPTTTVTSPRWSSPLSLPLPSFRVVHESKTRPFKVCCDYSCFELKDVSYQPPGTKVNLLDGVSFSLREKSFGLIFGRSGSGKTTLLQLIAGFSKPTSGSIHVQRYGNDGCPNRSPELLDANKVGIVFQFPERYFVAEKVFDEVIFGWARQKGGSQLKELLALRLQKAITSVGLTGIALDQDPQSLSGGYKRRLALAIQLVQAPDLLLLDEPLAGLDWRARADVVKLLKNLKKELTILVVSHDLKELSCLVDQSWRMEMGGILKGEPLPV; via the exons ATGGCGACAGCGGTAGGATGGACGTGGAGTTGGAGACCGCCCACAACCACAGTTACAAGTCCCCGGTGGTCATCGCCTCTTTCTTTACCTCTACCAAGCTTCAG GGTGGTCCATGAAAGCAAGACTAGACCATTCAAAGTCTGCTGCGATTATTCCTGCTTCGAG CTAAAGGATGTCAGTTACCAACCTCCTGGAACAAAAGTCAACCTTCTAGATGGCGTGAGTTTCTCCCTCCGTGAAAAAAG ttttggtttgatatttggacGGAGTGGTAGTGGAAAAACTACTCTCTTACAG CTGATTGCAGGATTTAGTAAGCCCACGTCAGGCTCCATTCATGTCCAAAGATATGGTAATGATGGCTGCCCAAATAGGTCCCCTGAACTCTTAGATGCAAATAAAGTTGGGATTGTATTTCAATTTCCTGAGAG GTATTTTGTGGCAGAGAAGGTTTTTGATGAAGTCATCTTCGGGTGGGCAAGACAAAAAGGTGGCAGTCAGTTGAAAGAGCTTCTTGCATTAAGACTTCAAAAAGCTATTACTTCA GTTGGTCtaactggaattgctttggatcaAGATCCACAATCACTAAGTGGTGGTTACAAACGTCGTCTTGCTTTAGCAATTCAGTTA GTACAAGCTccagatttgttgttattggaTGAGCCTCTTGCTGGTCTTG ATTGGAGAGCTCGTGCAGATGTCGTGAAACTTCTAAAGAATCTAAAGAAGGAATTAACTATACTTGTCGTCAGCCATGACCTTAA AGAGTTGTCATGCCTAGTGGATCAATCATGGAGGATGGAGATGGGTGGAATACTTAAAGGCGAGCCACTTCCAGTTTAA
- the LOC113761122 gene encoding ABC transporter I family member 11, chloroplastic isoform X2: MATAVGWTWSWRPPTTTVTSPRWSSPLSLPLPSFRVVHESKTRPFKVCCDYSCFELKDVSYQPPGTKVNLLDGVSFSLREKSFGLIFGRSGSGKTTLLQLIAGFSKPTSGSIHVQRYGNDGCPNRSPELLDANKVGIVFQFPERYFVAEKVFDEVIFGWARQKGGSQLKELLALRLQKAITSVGLTGIALDQDPQSLSGGYKRRLALAIQYKLQICCYWMSLLLVLIGELVQMS, encoded by the exons ATGGCGACAGCGGTAGGATGGACGTGGAGTTGGAGACCGCCCACAACCACAGTTACAAGTCCCCGGTGGTCATCGCCTCTTTCTTTACCTCTACCAAGCTTCAG GGTGGTCCATGAAAGCAAGACTAGACCATTCAAAGTCTGCTGCGATTATTCCTGCTTCGAG CTAAAGGATGTCAGTTACCAACCTCCTGGAACAAAAGTCAACCTTCTAGATGGCGTGAGTTTCTCCCTCCGTGAAAAAAG ttttggtttgatatttggacGGAGTGGTAGTGGAAAAACTACTCTCTTACAG CTGATTGCAGGATTTAGTAAGCCCACGTCAGGCTCCATTCATGTCCAAAGATATGGTAATGATGGCTGCCCAAATAGGTCCCCTGAACTCTTAGATGCAAATAAAGTTGGGATTGTATTTCAATTTCCTGAGAG GTATTTTGTGGCAGAGAAGGTTTTTGATGAAGTCATCTTCGGGTGGGCAAGACAAAAAGGTGGCAGTCAGTTGAAAGAGCTTCTTGCATTAAGACTTCAAAAAGCTATTACTTCA GTTGGTCtaactggaattgctttggatcaAGATCCACAATCACTAAGTGGTGGTTACAAACGTCGTCTTGCTTTAGCAATTCA GTACAAGCTccagatttgttgttattggaTGAGCCTCTTGCTGGTCTTG ATTGGAGAGCTCGTGCAGATGTCGTGA
- the LOC113760297 gene encoding short-chain dehydrogenase reductase ATA1-like: FLVIDLPSYVFHFSFSFFWSRLEGKVALITGSARGIGGATAKLFAKNGAYVVIADILDELGSKLADSIGGRYIHCDVSKEEDVESAVEFALAWKGKLDIMFNNAGVSGPGGSISSLNMEDVRALLSINLFGIIHGIKHASRAMIAGKNGGSIICSSSSAAIMGGLASHAYTASKNAILGLAKTTACELGVYGIRVNCISPHGVASEMLLSAYRTCLGRDDLQAEDVTKIVGERGSLLRGRGGSMEDVAKAALFLASDESGFITAHNLVIDGGYTSACSHMSPIYTSKV, translated from the coding sequence TatgtttttcacttttctttctcctttttctgGTCCAGGCTTGAGGGCAAAGTTGCACTCATAACAGGTAGTGCAAGAGGAATTGGAGGTGCAACAGCAAAGCTATTTGCCAAGAATGGAGCCTACGTTGTTATTGCTGATATACTAGACGAATTAGGATCAAAATTAGCTGATTCAATTGGAGGGCGCTACATACATTGTGATGTATCTAAAGAAGAAGATGTTGAATCAGCAGTAGAATTTGCGTTGGCATGGAAAGGCAAACTAGACATCATGTTTAACAATGCCGGCGTCAGTGGCCCTGGAGGGAGCATCTCCAGTCTTAACATGGAGGATGTGAGAGCCCTCCTCTCCATCAATCTGTTTGGCATTATACACGGCATTAAGCATGCTTCGAGAGCAATGATCGCAGGTAAAAATGGAGGCAGCATTATCTGTTCATCAAGCTCGGCAGCCATCATGGGAGGCCTTGCCTCACATGCCTACACAGcatcaaaaaatgcaattcTTGGACTGGCCAAGACTACTGCTTGTGAGTTGGGAGTATATGGGATTCGTGTGAATTGCATTTCACCTCATGGTGTAGCCTCAGAGATGCTCTTGAGTGCCTACAGAACATGCCTTGGGAGGGATGATCTACAGGCTGAGGACGTAACAAAGATTGTGGGTGAGAGGGGAAGTCTCCTGAGAGGCAGAGGCGGAAGTATGGAAGATGTCGCAAAAGCAGCATTGTTCTTAGCTAGCGATGAATCTGGATTCATAACAGCCCACAATCTTGTGATTGATGGAGGCTATACTTCAGCTTGCAGTCACATGAGTCCCATCTACACTTCAAAAGTTTAA